The following are encoded in a window of Bos indicus isolate NIAB-ARS_2022 breed Sahiwal x Tharparkar chromosome 7, NIAB-ARS_B.indTharparkar_mat_pri_1.0, whole genome shotgun sequence genomic DNA:
- the CAPS gene encoding calcyphosin, giving the protein MDAVDTTMEKLRAQCLSRGASGIQGVARFFRRLDQDGSCSLDVRELQRGLAELGLVLDTAEMEGVCRRWDRDGSGTLDLEEFLRALRPPMSQAREAVVTAAFAKLDRSGDGVVTVDDLRGVYSGRTHPKVRSGEWTEEQVLRHFLDNFDSSEKDGQVTLAEFQDYYSGVSASMDTDEEFVAMMTSAWRL; this is encoded by the exons ATGGATGCTGTGGACACCACCATGGAGAAGCTCCGAGCCCAGTGCCTGTCCCGAGGGGCCTCGGGCATCCAGGGTGTGGCCAG aTTTTTTCGCCGCCTGGACCAGGATGGGAGCTGCTCCCTGGATGTGAGGGAGCTCCAGCGGGGCCTGGCTGAGCTGGGGCTGgtgctggacacagctgagatgGAGGGCGTGTGCAGGCGCTGGGACCGCGACGGCAGCGGGACGTTGGACCTGGAGGAGTTCCTGCGAGCGCTGCGG ccccccatgTCCCAGGCCCGGGAGGCGGTCGTCACAGCTGCGTTTGCCAAGCTGGACCGCAGTGGTGATGGCGTGGTGACTGTGGATGATCTCCGGGGGGTATACAGCGGCCGCACTCACCCAAAGGTGCGGAGCGGGGAGTGGACTGAAGAGCAGGTGCTCCGCCACTTCCTGGACAACTTCGACTCCTCCGAGAAGGACGGGCAG GTCACGCTGGCTGAGTTCCAGGACTACTACAGTGGTGTGAGCGCCTCCATGGATACAGATGAGGAGTTTGTGGCCATGATGACCAGCGCCTGGCGGCTGTGA
- the VMAC gene encoding vimentin-type intermediate filament-associated coiled-coil protein — translation MSAPPPLQIREANAHLAAVHRRAAELEARLEAAECMVRAQAERLARHDQQLSAALDELGRAKDREIAALREQLLTSEAAVQSLQAAVRQRDKLIGQLQPRAELLQDLCRRRPPLAGLLATLAEAERLGPLPASDLLPGGPSSPLANSTGEEEGSDQLEPVVFGTTV, via the exons ATGTCAGCGCCGCCGCCCCTGCAAATCCGCGAGGCTAACGCACACCTGGCTGCCGTTCACCGGCGCGCGGCGGAACTGGAGGCGCGGCTGGAGGCAGCCGAGTGCATGGTGCGCGCCCAGGCCGAGCGCCTGGCCCGCCACGACCAGCAATTGAGCGCCGCTTTAGACGAGCTGGGACGCGCCAAAGACCG TGAGATTGCCGCCCTCCGGGAGCAGCTGCTGACCTCCGAGGCTGCTGTTCAGAGTCTGCAGGCTGCCGTGCGCCAGAGGGACAAGCTCATCGGGCAGTTGCAGCCCCGGGCTGAGCTGCTGCAGGATCTCTGCCGCCGCCGGCCGCCCCTGGCTGGGCTGCTGGCTACCCTGGCTGAGGCCGAGCGCCTGGGGCCCCTGCCGGCCAGTGACTTACTCCCTGGTGGGCCCAGCTCACCCCTTGCCAACAGTActggggaggaagagggcagCGACCAGCTTGAGCCCGTAGTGTTTGGGACCACTGTGTGA